One genomic region from Desulfallas thermosapovorans DSM 6562 encodes:
- a CDS encoding polysaccharide biosynthesis protein produces the protein MEDRQSRVLIVGAGLAGSLAVQSISSSGKGPVIIGFIDDDRNKLNLKVCGLPVLGNRFDIPRIADRHKVNEIVIALPSAPPDAVSDIVRICKGLSGVKIKILPGTYDLKTGCLNPISIREVQLEDLLGRKPLSLDLNSINNYLKDQVVLVTGAGGSVGTELSMNIANSNPGQLVLMGRGENSIYEVERKLTMNCSGVDIATEIADIRDRGRITRLFQKYKPGVVFHAAAHKHVPYMERIPEEAVKNNILGTKVMCEVAHEFNCDKFVLISTDKAVKPTSIMGVTKRIAEAIVLMMNRESQTKFSAVRFGNILGSRGSVIPLFEKQIARGGPVTITHPQMMRYFMTVSEAAWLVIQAGAIARGGEVFVLDMGEPVCIKDLAYKLIKLKGLEPEKEIAIEYTGIRPGEKITEVLVGDDEQVKTTPHKKIFAVYSSVDNFARVKELLATLEKPGFSYAEEDIRSLLRPYLG, from the coding sequence GTGGAGGACAGGCAAAGTAGGGTATTGATAGTGGGTGCGGGGTTAGCCGGTAGCCTGGCTGTTCAATCCATCAGCAGTTCAGGGAAAGGACCGGTGATTATTGGCTTTATTGATGATGATCGAAATAAACTGAACTTAAAAGTGTGCGGTTTACCTGTTCTAGGCAATCGTTTTGATATTCCGCGTATAGCTGACAGGCACAAGGTGAACGAAATAGTCATTGCCCTGCCTTCAGCGCCTCCCGATGCGGTCAGCGACATTGTTCGGATTTGTAAAGGGTTATCCGGAGTTAAAATTAAAATATTACCCGGTACCTATGATTTAAAAACAGGTTGCCTAAACCCTATTTCCATAAGGGAAGTGCAACTGGAGGACTTGCTGGGCCGTAAACCTTTATCCCTTGATTTGAACAGTATAAACAATTATTTAAAGGACCAGGTGGTATTGGTAACCGGGGCGGGAGGCTCGGTGGGTACGGAATTGAGCATGAATATAGCCAACAGCAATCCCGGGCAACTGGTATTAATGGGGCGGGGAGAGAACAGTATTTATGAAGTGGAAAGAAAGTTAACAATGAATTGCTCCGGGGTGGATATAGCCACCGAGATAGCCGATATCAGAGACCGTGGCAGGATAACCAGGCTTTTTCAAAAATACAAACCCGGGGTGGTCTTCCATGCCGCCGCGCACAAACATGTACCCTACATGGAAAGAATACCCGAGGAGGCTGTAAAGAATAATATTTTGGGTACCAAGGTGATGTGTGAAGTGGCCCACGAGTTTAACTGTGATAAATTTGTGTTAATATCCACCGACAAAGCTGTGAAGCCCACCAGTATCATGGGTGTAACCAAAAGGATAGCCGAAGCCATTGTGCTTATGATGAACAGGGAAAGCCAAACTAAATTTTCCGCTGTTCGCTTCGGTAACATACTGGGTAGCAGGGGGAGCGTCATTCCTTTGTTTGAAAAGCAAATCGCCCGGGGCGGGCCGGTTACCATTACCCACCCGCAAATGATGCGTTACTTCATGACGGTGAGCGAGGCCGCCTGGCTGGTTATCCAGGCGGGAGCCATCGCCCGGGGAGGAGAAGTATTTGTTTTGGACATGGGGGAGCCCGTGTGCATTAAGGATTTAGCCTATAAACTGATTAAGCTGAAAGGGCTGGAGCCCGAAAAGGAAATTGCCATTGAATATACCGGTATCAGGCCGGGAGAAAAGATCACCGAAGTACTGGTGGGGGATGATGAGCAAGTAAAGACTACCCCGCATAAAAAGATATTTGCGGTTTACAGCTCTGTGGATAACTTCGCCCGGGTTAAAGAGTTGTTGGCCACGCTGGAAAAACCGGGTTTTTCCTATGCGGAGGAGGATATTCGGAGTTTGCTGCGGCCGTATTTGGGGTGA
- a CDS encoding GNAT family N-acetyltransferase translates to MEGINIRFIQPEDGEACNEFHNNFYGKNRTLAQWNWEFLHSGLPDIPFVIAEKDRRVLGTLAQIPTRMIDEEGEFLTGKSEEALLDPVIRGTGIYPALFDKIFSYMESQGVLVVWGFTPAIKANKRAGFEVHTSIGQLFFPLHGDAVNALLKNNLSSPIKTRGIKMLCSLAGVFSSAVLCCSGWRINRSLARDIRIQTLSAPPRECADLCRAFVRQWGGTTVLRDEAFLRWRIFENPHLRATFRAAYLNNRLLGWVAYALDDNSVGHIVDIIAASKQLHPKNIETVVAALLIDAVVKLRKTGALGVRAWKVNNHPFDNLVARAARKVGFYYIPRGEWMVLHYLQGAAARPSLQSLDNWYINRIYTEGVLG, encoded by the coding sequence ATGGAAGGTATAAATATCCGATTTATCCAGCCTGAAGATGGCGAAGCCTGTAATGAATTCCACAATAATTTTTATGGAAAAAACCGGACCCTGGCCCAGTGGAATTGGGAGTTTTTACATTCCGGGCTGCCTGATATACCCTTCGTGATAGCGGAAAAAGACCGGAGGGTTTTAGGCACGCTGGCTCAGATTCCCACCCGCATGATTGATGAGGAAGGGGAATTTTTAACCGGTAAATCCGAGGAGGCACTTTTAGATCCGGTTATCCGGGGCACTGGAATCTACCCCGCCCTGTTCGACAAGATTTTTTCTTATATGGAGAGCCAGGGGGTTTTAGTGGTCTGGGGATTTACCCCCGCCATAAAAGCCAATAAAAGGGCGGGTTTTGAAGTCCACACCAGCATCGGCCAATTGTTTTTTCCCTTGCACGGGGATGCCGTTAACGCGCTGCTTAAAAACAATCTCTCATCGCCAATCAAAACCAGGGGCATAAAAATGCTCTGCAGCCTGGCCGGTGTTTTTTCATCCGCCGTTTTATGCTGTTCCGGATGGAGAATTAACAGGTCACTGGCCCGAGATATTCGAATACAAACGTTATCCGCGCCTCCCAGGGAATGCGCGGATTTATGCCGGGCCTTTGTGAGGCAGTGGGGGGGCACAACTGTATTAAGGGACGAGGCATTTTTAAGGTGGCGGATATTTGAAAACCCCCACCTCCGGGCCACGTTTCGGGCAGCTTACTTGAACAACCGGCTACTGGGGTGGGTGGCTTATGCCCTGGACGATAATTCGGTGGGGCATATTGTGGATATAATAGCTGCTTCAAAACAGCTTCATCCGAAAAATATAGAAACCGTCGTGGCGGCTTTATTAATAGACGCGGTAGTGAAACTGCGCAAAACAGGTGCCCTGGGGGTCAGGGCCTGGAAAGTAAACAACCATCCCTTTGATAACCTGGTAGCCCGGGCGGCCCGTAAAGTGGGGTTTTATTATATCCCCCGCGGCGAGTGGATGGTGCTCCATTACTTACAGGGCGCCGCTGCCCGTCCCTCATTACAATCACTGGACAACTGGTACATTAACAGAATTTATACCGAAGGGGTGTTGGGATAA
- a CDS encoding glycosyltransferase family 4 protein, producing MPRLWILNHYAVGPNESGGTRHLDLAGELVQLGWEVAIFAASFNHQTHSEAHLAPGETIKEEYHNGVRFVWLKTAAYQDNGRDRVLNMLEYTRRVMQVAWNREKPDMIIGSSVHLLAVLAAYWLARHHRCPFFFEVRDLWPQVLIDIGKISERHPVIRLLRKLEVFLYRKADGIIILLPGAGEYITRFGIPGEKIFYLPNGVNLSRYNTDTPPLGDELEKILAGLSGKFIAVYTGTHGIANGLDTILDAAGVLKRQGDTRVHFLLVGNGPEKPRLQDRAAREHLDNVTFVDPVAKEYVPSLLKRVNTGLHSFQDSPVFQWGVSPNKIFDYMAAGLPVIFLCDRAGGNPVDLSGGGVVLPGGNVEALVQALLEMVQHPDRAAQMGKKARQYVEAEHASTVLGRRLAAFLQRENQTTAPAIYNER from the coding sequence ATGCCCAGACTTTGGATATTGAATCATTACGCGGTGGGACCCAATGAAAGCGGTGGCACCAGGCATCTGGATTTGGCCGGTGAACTGGTGCAATTGGGCTGGGAGGTGGCTATATTTGCCGCTTCCTTTAATCACCAAACCCATAGCGAAGCCCACTTGGCACCAGGTGAAACAATCAAGGAGGAGTACCATAACGGTGTGCGCTTTGTTTGGCTGAAAACCGCAGCCTACCAGGACAATGGCCGGGACAGGGTGCTGAACATGCTTGAATACACCAGAAGGGTGATGCAGGTGGCCTGGAACCGGGAAAAACCTGATATGATCATTGGCTCCTCGGTGCACCTCCTGGCCGTGCTGGCCGCTTACTGGCTGGCCAGACATCACCGCTGCCCCTTTTTTTTCGAGGTACGCGATCTCTGGCCCCAGGTGCTTATTGACATCGGTAAGATTTCGGAACGTCACCCCGTAATCAGGTTGTTAAGAAAGCTGGAAGTTTTTCTTTATCGCAAAGCCGACGGGATCATTATACTTTTACCCGGAGCCGGTGAGTATATAACCCGGTTTGGTATCCCCGGGGAAAAAATATTCTACTTACCTAATGGAGTCAATTTAAGCCGTTACAATACTGATACCCCACCCTTAGGGGATGAACTGGAAAAAATATTGGCCGGCTTATCGGGAAAATTCATTGCGGTATATACAGGAACTCACGGTATAGCCAATGGATTGGATACTATACTGGATGCCGCAGGTGTGCTAAAAAGGCAGGGTGACACGCGGGTACACTTTTTACTGGTGGGCAACGGTCCTGAAAAACCACGGCTGCAGGATAGAGCCGCCCGGGAACACCTGGACAATGTCACCTTTGTTGACCCGGTGGCTAAAGAGTATGTGCCATCTTTGTTAAAAAGGGTTAATACCGGGCTGCATTCCTTTCAGGATTCCCCTGTGTTTCAGTGGGGGGTCAGCCCCAACAAAATATTTGATTATATGGCTGCCGGTCTGCCTGTTATTTTTCTATGTGACCGGGCCGGCGGTAATCCCGTTGATTTAAGCGGCGGGGGTGTTGTTCTACCGGGAGGTAATGTGGAAGCCCTGGTGCAGGCCTTGCTGGAAATGGTGCAGCACCCCGACCGGGCCGCCCAAATGGGTAAAAAAGCACGGCAATATGTAGAAGCCGAGCATGCCTCGACAGTGCTGGGGCGGCGACTGGCAGCGTTTTTACAGCGAGAAAATCAAACCACGGCACCCGCAATATACAACGAAAGGTAG
- a CDS encoding acyltransferase, whose translation MSGEYKIYSNVKIGSNVQIGAYVIIGLPPKGRADGELETIIGDNAVIRSHTVIYAGNKIGSGFQTGHNVMIREENVIGNQVSIGTGSVIEHHIVINDNVHIHSQAFIPEFSILEDGAWIGPNVVVTNARYPLAPGVKNSLKGAHIKQNAKVGANSTLLPGVVLGEHCLVGAGSVVTKDVPAMGVVAGNPAKIINYLNNLPYK comes from the coding sequence GTGTCCGGCGAATACAAAATTTATTCCAACGTTAAAATTGGCAGTAACGTTCAAATCGGTGCCTATGTAATTATTGGCCTGCCGCCAAAGGGCCGGGCCGACGGTGAACTGGAAACAATAATTGGCGATAATGCCGTTATACGTTCCCATACCGTGATTTATGCCGGCAATAAAATAGGTTCCGGTTTTCAAACCGGTCATAACGTAATGATCCGGGAAGAGAACGTAATTGGCAACCAGGTAAGCATCGGCACCGGCAGTGTAATTGAACATCATATTGTAATAAACGACAATGTGCACATTCATTCCCAGGCTTTCATACCCGAGTTCAGTATCCTTGAGGACGGTGCCTGGATAGGCCCCAACGTAGTTGTCACCAATGCCCGGTACCCGCTGGCGCCGGGGGTTAAAAACAGCTTAAAGGGCGCCCATATCAAACAAAATGCCAAGGTGGGAGCAAACAGTACATTACTGCCCGGCGTAGTCCTTGGTGAGCACTGCCTGGTTGGGGCCGGGTCAGTGGTAACCAAGGACGTGCCCGCCATGGGTGTGGTGGCCGGTAACCCGGCTAAAATAATCAATTACTTGAACAACCTGCCTTATAAATAA
- a CDS encoding DegT/DnrJ/EryC1/StrS family aminotransferase — MQKIPFMNLPAQYAKIKPEIQQAINGVLDSASFIMGPEVQLFEQEFASFCRARYCVGVSNGTDALILALEAVGVGPGDLVITVPNTFIATTEAITRVGAKPVFVDINPDTLLIDPHRLEDRIKELVGKNLPVKAVIAVHLYGQPCPMDDINEIAGRYGLKVIEDAAQAHGAEFKGQAVGTLADAACFSFYPGKNLGAYGDAGAVVTNNQQVAQRIAMLRNHGRTQKYEHLMEGYNCRLDSIQAAVLRVKLKYLDRWTEQRIVNARHYGEGLAGLSSIKLPAVAQGVKHVYHLYVVRVKQREALQKYLKEAGISTGVHYPIPLHLQPAYRYLGYRPGDFPVAEEASREILSLPMDAEISRDQIDYISQCVKKWLSRND; from the coding sequence ATGCAAAAAATCCCCTTTATGAATCTTCCCGCCCAGTACGCTAAAATAAAACCCGAAATCCAGCAGGCCATCAATGGTGTATTAGATTCCGCAAGTTTTATTATGGGGCCGGAAGTGCAACTGTTTGAGCAGGAATTCGCTTCCTTCTGCCGGGCCAGGTATTGTGTAGGCGTCAGCAACGGTACCGATGCCCTGATCCTGGCCCTTGAAGCAGTGGGGGTTGGCCCCGGGGACCTGGTGATTACCGTGCCCAATACCTTCATCGCCACCACCGAAGCCATCACCCGGGTGGGGGCCAAACCCGTTTTCGTCGATATAAACCCGGATACATTATTAATCGACCCCCACCGGCTGGAGGACAGAATTAAGGAACTTGTGGGAAAGAATTTACCGGTCAAGGCAGTGATAGCTGTCCATCTCTACGGCCAGCCCTGTCCTATGGATGATATCAATGAAATAGCCGGCAGATACGGGTTAAAGGTTATTGAGGATGCCGCCCAGGCCCACGGGGCCGAGTTTAAGGGTCAAGCAGTCGGTACGCTGGCCGACGCCGCCTGCTTCAGCTTTTACCCGGGAAAAAACCTCGGCGCCTACGGTGATGCCGGGGCGGTGGTAACCAACAACCAGCAGGTGGCCCAGCGTATCGCCATGCTTAGAAATCACGGGCGTACCCAGAAATATGAACATTTAATGGAGGGATATAACTGCCGCCTCGACAGCATACAGGCCGCAGTACTACGGGTCAAACTGAAATATCTAGACCGGTGGACGGAGCAACGGATTGTAAATGCCCGGCATTACGGGGAAGGTTTGGCGGGCCTGTCATCCATTAAACTACCGGCCGTGGCACAAGGGGTAAAACACGTTTATCACCTGTATGTAGTCCGGGTCAAACAAAGGGAGGCATTGCAAAAATATCTTAAAGAAGCAGGCATATCAACAGGAGTGCACTATCCCATACCGTTACACCTTCAACCGGCATACCGGTATCTCGGTTACCGGCCAGGGGATTTCCCCGTTGCCGAGGAGGCCAGCCGTGAAATATTAAGCCTGCCCATGGATGCGGAAATTTCCCGGGACCAAATTGACTACATCAGCCAGTGCGTCAAAAAATGGTTATCCAGGAATGACTAA
- a CDS encoding Gfo/Idh/MocA family protein, with protein MLDRKPAGVVKYGIIGCGAITKRYIDVFENLKIACVAAVADSDGAKSKAMAQCFNCLAYDDYHELLTNRDIDVVIIATPSGLHAQMALDSLGAGKHTVVEKPMAMTPEQAGAMINAARRAGRILTTVLNNRFLPASTFLKNTVDQGIMGRMLFGSACVHWYRPQRYYNEAAWRGTKLMDGGVLLNQAIHHLDLLLYYLGDVKQLQAYRATLAHDIEVEDTAVAIVEFTSGAIGTINATTCAYPRNLEETVTVIGEKGSVILGGPKLNGFRAWRVDGVSEPEVKEVPKWYGHYKVIEDVTLAIMEKREPLIKCEDGKKALDLIWSIMSNSKIKLNHNP; from the coding sequence TTGCTGGATCGTAAACCAGCCGGGGTGGTTAAGTATGGCATCATCGGCTGTGGAGCAATAACCAAACGTTATATCGACGTGTTTGAGAATTTAAAAATTGCCTGCGTTGCCGCAGTGGCCGACAGCGATGGGGCAAAATCAAAAGCCATGGCCCAGTGCTTTAATTGCCTGGCCTATGATGATTATCATGAACTTTTGACCAACCGGGACATTGACGTAGTTATTATTGCTACGCCAAGCGGTCTGCATGCCCAAATGGCCCTTGACAGCCTCGGGGCGGGTAAACATACCGTGGTGGAAAAACCAATGGCCATGACACCGGAGCAGGCCGGTGCTATGATCAACGCGGCCCGAAGGGCCGGGCGCATTTTAACGACGGTATTAAACAATCGTTTTTTGCCGGCCAGTACTTTCTTAAAAAATACGGTGGATCAGGGAATTATGGGACGAATGTTATTCGGCAGCGCCTGCGTGCACTGGTACCGGCCGCAAAGATACTATAACGAAGCAGCCTGGCGGGGAACCAAGTTAATGGATGGCGGGGTATTGTTGAACCAGGCTATCCATCACCTTGACCTTTTACTATACTACCTGGGCGACGTTAAACAATTACAGGCTTACCGCGCCACGCTGGCCCACGACATAGAAGTAGAAGATACCGCCGTGGCCATAGTTGAATTTACCAGCGGGGCCATCGGTACCATCAACGCCACCACCTGCGCCTATCCCCGAAACCTGGAGGAAACTGTAACGGTGATCGGTGAAAAGGGCAGCGTTATTCTGGGCGGCCCCAAACTTAACGGTTTTCGTGCCTGGCGGGTTGACGGTGTTTCGGAACCCGAAGTCAAAGAAGTACCCAAATGGTACGGTCATTATAAGGTTATCGAAGATGTAACCCTGGCCATTATGGAAAAAAGAGAGCCCTTGATTAAATGCGAGGACGGTAAAAAGGCCCTTGATTTGATATGGAGCATTATGAGCAACTCCAAAATTAAATTGAACCATAACCCATAA
- a CDS encoding glycosyltransferase: MQGDYYKYWPLGLLLAIAFLLGVYGLFTGNWLPFLVLWGLPLIALIVWRPLVGFCVMVFFIPLEDLTVIFPSFTVIKLIGIVTFWGWLMHLILARKFFKLNNFIFILVLYLFWSFLSTAWAIEPEQSMRRMISLVQLLAMVVLGYNLVEKKKDVHYILGSFLFGAFIAALLGIYNGYLHDFTTRAVICNLQDPNLYARLLGLGVIFGGYLAFTTKDKLMRLACLSACAVMLLAILLSGSRGAWLAMFLTLLAGNILGARFLIKALNKRTVLVGLIAVVIIACCLGAYAVKEMPVISQRAQSFNEISDERAAGRFDIWLVGAEICKNNVLHGVGLDNFPYAYTRYLPATEGVSGVGLNKGPHNIYLAAFAELGLPGLILLLALFVSMWRLGGQTEKPADMIACRMLTLFMALAGLTCMDHHAKFFYLGMLVPSIMAQFGILRGFRPSGSPDNVIFLSPIFPNKFNINSGIFAFRMIQNLQAAGVNVKVIAPVPYSPVVLWYKEKWRNMGRVPWRENIDGVEIYHPRFLCLPGGKYDEWNMRFMYWSLLPLVSTFNAVARYKIIHSYGLVPTGYVGLLMAEKLGVYSVCTAIGSDVNMVGQKPAGVSQKARYTLQNTDAVVAVGQELARQAEKLSGETREVKVIYEGVDDNMFDTSGISQVQAKIKLGLQVNDRIILYVGRLIQQKGIYELIDAFTWVARKYPAARLVLVGSGQDKESLNSLVEARGLQSKVTFAGQVPHAELVWWYAACEISVLLSYHEGVPNVLKEAMSCGRPVVATKAVGITELVMDGKNGILVEPRNSAAAAEALIKLLDDRDTAARMGSQGRNLIKSGWVGWRQTAYEYRQLYDQLVEGNHRKQ; encoded by the coding sequence ATGCAAGGGGATTATTATAAGTACTGGCCACTGGGTCTTTTATTGGCCATAGCATTCCTGTTGGGGGTATATGGTCTATTTACAGGTAACTGGCTGCCCTTTTTGGTGCTTTGGGGGTTGCCCCTCATTGCATTGATTGTTTGGCGCCCGCTGGTAGGCTTTTGCGTAATGGTTTTTTTTATCCCCCTGGAAGATTTAACTGTGATTTTCCCGTCCTTTACTGTAATAAAGTTAATCGGGATAGTTACCTTTTGGGGCTGGTTAATGCATTTAATCCTGGCCAGGAAGTTTTTTAAACTAAATAACTTTATATTTATTTTGGTGTTATATCTTTTTTGGAGCTTCTTATCCACCGCCTGGGCTATCGAACCAGAGCAGAGTATGCGGCGAATGATATCTCTGGTGCAATTACTGGCCATGGTGGTGCTGGGTTATAACCTGGTGGAAAAAAAGAAAGACGTTCATTACATTCTGGGAAGCTTCCTATTTGGTGCCTTTATAGCGGCGCTTCTGGGCATATATAACGGCTACCTGCATGATTTCACCACCAGGGCGGTGATATGTAATTTGCAGGACCCCAACCTGTATGCCAGGCTGTTGGGCTTGGGGGTGATATTCGGTGGTTATCTTGCTTTTACCACCAAAGACAAATTAATGCGGCTAGCCTGCCTTTCCGCCTGTGCCGTTATGCTTTTGGCAATATTACTGTCGGGTTCCCGGGGAGCCTGGCTGGCTATGTTTTTAACCTTACTGGCAGGTAATATCCTTGGCGCCAGGTTTTTAATCAAAGCTTTAAATAAAAGAACGGTACTGGTTGGTTTAATAGCGGTCGTAATCATAGCCTGCTGTCTGGGTGCATATGCTGTTAAGGAAATGCCGGTGATATCCCAGCGCGCCCAGAGCTTCAACGAAATTTCCGATGAGCGGGCAGCGGGTCGTTTTGATATCTGGCTGGTGGGGGCGGAAATTTGTAAAAATAATGTTTTACACGGGGTCGGTTTGGATAATTTCCCCTATGCTTACACCCGGTACCTCCCGGCCACGGAAGGGGTTTCCGGGGTTGGTTTGAACAAAGGTCCCCACAATATTTACCTGGCCGCCTTTGCGGAACTGGGGTTACCGGGTCTCATACTGCTGCTGGCCCTGTTTGTTTCCATGTGGCGACTGGGCGGGCAAACGGAAAAGCCGGCGGATATGATTGCCTGCAGGATGCTTACCCTTTTTATGGCTCTGGCCGGCCTAACTTGTATGGACCATCATGCTAAATTCTTCTACCTGGGCATGCTGGTTCCCTCTATCATGGCCCAGTTCGGCATATTACGGGGTTTTCGACCTTCCGGCAGCCCGGATAACGTGATATTTTTATCCCCGATATTCCCCAATAAATTCAACATAAATAGCGGCATTTTTGCCTTCAGGATGATCCAAAACCTGCAGGCTGCCGGGGTTAATGTAAAGGTGATTGCCCCGGTGCCCTACAGCCCGGTGGTGCTGTGGTATAAGGAAAAATGGCGCAATATGGGACGGGTACCCTGGAGGGAAAATATTGACGGGGTGGAAATATATCATCCTCGCTTCCTCTGCCTGCCCGGGGGCAAATATGACGAATGGAATATGCGCTTCATGTACTGGTCCCTTTTGCCGCTGGTAAGTACCTTTAATGCGGTGGCCCGGTATAAAATAATCCATTCCTACGGTCTTGTGCCCACCGGTTATGTGGGTCTACTGATGGCGGAAAAGCTGGGTGTATACTCGGTATGTACCGCCATAGGTTCCGATGTTAATATGGTGGGGCAAAAACCCGCCGGTGTATCCCAGAAGGCCAGGTATACACTGCAAAATACCGATGCAGTGGTGGCGGTGGGGCAAGAATTAGCTCGCCAGGCTGAAAAACTAAGTGGAGAAACCAGGGAAGTCAAGGTGATATACGAAGGTGTGGATGATAATATGTTTGACACCTCGGGTATCAGCCAGGTTCAGGCCAAGATAAAATTGGGGCTTCAGGTGAATGACCGGATTATACTTTATGTTGGACGGCTTATCCAGCAAAAGGGTATTTATGAACTAATTGATGCCTTTACCTGGGTGGCCAGGAAATACCCGGCCGCGCGCCTGGTTCTGGTGGGCAGTGGCCAGGATAAGGAGTCATTAAACTCGCTGGTTGAAGCCAGGGGGTTGCAATCCAAAGTGACCTTTGCGGGACAGGTGCCCCATGCTGAACTGGTCTGGTGGTATGCAGCCTGTGAAATCAGCGTTCTGCTGAGCTACCATGAAGGTGTGCCCAATGTTCTCAAGGAGGCCATGAGCTGCGGCAGGCCCGTGGTGGCCACCAAAGCGGTGGGGATTACGGAGCTGGTTATGGACGGTAAAAACGGTATTTTGGTTGAACCCCGCAACAGTGCTGCTGCGGCGGAGGCTCTGATTAAACTGCTGGATGATCGTGACACCGCCGCACGTATGGGCAGCCAAGGACGCAATTTAATAAAAAGCGGTTGGGTTGGCTGGAGGCAAACTGCTTATGAATACAGGCAGTTATATGATCAACTGGTGGAAGGGAATCATCGCAAGCAATGA
- a CDS encoding glycosyltransferase — MSCLHSCHDVRVSVKQAASLAKKYDVELHAIGDFKFARKNGVKLFGLPKSKRLYTRPLNWCRLLVRALRARAGLYHFHDPELIPVGLVLRLLGRKVIYDVHEDYPDAILHKTWIPGWARKLVSRVFNFVEKKSASFFNAVVLAESGYQESFKNVKTTKVEILNYPLYKANTMERPVEVHGRVNLIYAGNISAIRGAVEMVEALHILRSAAVNAHLYLVGPVNQPGLQVKLNELARTYGLQDHITMTGLVSHDQVYQYYRYAHIGLGLLYPVDNFLKSLATKIFEYMAVGLPMVVSDFPGWKKLLGEVKAGVTANPLDPKEIAVQIKYLVDNPQIRADMAMAGRKAFEERFNWLTEEKKLLGLYEKLLG; from the coding sequence ATGAGCTGTTTGCACTCCTGTCACGATGTCCGGGTTTCGGTCAAACAGGCGGCATCACTGGCCAAAAAATACGATGTAGAGTTACATGCCATAGGAGATTTTAAATTTGCCCGCAAAAACGGTGTTAAATTATTCGGCTTGCCCAAAAGCAAAAGGCTTTACACAAGGCCGCTCAATTGGTGCCGTCTTTTGGTGCGGGCTTTAAGGGCCAGGGCCGGTTTATATCATTTTCACGATCCTGAACTGATTCCCGTGGGGCTGGTGCTGAGACTGCTGGGTCGTAAGGTTATTTATGACGTGCATGAGGATTATCCCGATGCCATATTGCATAAAACATGGATACCCGGTTGGGCCAGAAAGCTAGTTTCCAGGGTATTTAATTTTGTGGAAAAGAAAAGCGCGTCGTTTTTCAATGCTGTTGTGCTGGCAGAATCGGGTTACCAGGAGAGTTTTAAAAACGTTAAGACAACTAAAGTGGAGATCCTTAATTATCCCCTTTACAAAGCCAACACCATGGAGCGCCCGGTGGAGGTTCACGGGCGGGTCAATCTGATTTATGCCGGTAATATCAGTGCCATCAGGGGGGCCGTGGAAATGGTGGAGGCACTGCATATTTTACGCAGTGCAGCGGTAAATGCGCACCTTTACCTGGTGGGGCCGGTAAATCAACCCGGTTTACAGGTAAAACTGAACGAGCTTGCCCGCACCTACGGGTTACAGGACCATATAACCATGACGGGCCTGGTTTCCCATGACCAGGTTTACCAGTATTACCGGTATGCCCATATCGGTTTAGGCCTGCTCTATCCCGTGGATAACTTCTTAAAATCCCTGGCCACGAAAATATTTGAATATATGGCTGTTGGCCTGCCCATGGTGGTGTCGGATTTTCCCGGTTGGAAGAAGCTCCTTGGGGAAGTAAAGGCGGGGGTAACGGCCAACCCGCTGGATCCTAAAGAGATTGCGGTGCAAATCAAATACTTGGTAGATAACCCTCAAATACGTGCAGATATGGCCATGGCCGGACGCAAAGCCTTTGAGGAGAGATTCAACTGGTTGACTGAAGAAAAAAAATTGCTTGGTTTATATGAAAAATTACTTGGTTAA